The Streptomyces achromogenes genome window below encodes:
- a CDS encoding DUF397 domain-containing protein, giving the protein MDRIKPRKRVYNGMPARDLGSEGWHKPWSGGNGGNCLEAMKLADGRIAVRQSTDPDGPALIYTTDEMTAFIEGAKAGEADFLLS; this is encoded by the coding sequence ATGGATCGCATCAAGCCGCGCAAACGGGTCTACAACGGCATGCCCGCGCGGGACTTGGGCAGCGAAGGCTGGCACAAGCCGTGGAGCGGCGGGAACGGCGGGAACTGCCTGGAGGCGATGAAGCTCGCCGACGGCCGGATCGCCGTCCGTCAGTCCACCGACCCGGACGGTCCGGCGTTGATCTACACCACCGACGAGATGACGGCCTTCATCGAGGGAGCGAAGGCGGGAGAGGCGGACTTCCTGTTGTCCTGA